The DNA sequence CCGGCCGCCTGCTCGACCGCGCCATCTACCCGCACCCGCGCGCGGGCCGGCTCAGCATCTACCAAGTACTCGACCACTTGGTCGACCACCTGTTGCACCACCAGCAGCAAGTTGACCGCATCGCCCGGGCCCTCAAAGCGGCCCCGGCCGTCGCGGCCCGCGGCTAGCTGGCGCGGGGAGCCGGCGCCACGTAGGGCGGCATGGCGGCGAAGGCCGCGGCCAGCTCGGGCGGCGGCACGGCCAGCTTGCGGCGGTCGAGGTCAATCCAGGCGCCGTCCACGGTCACGGTGGCGGCCACCCGGCCGTCGGCTTTGTAAATGGTGTGCACAATGGTCCAGCGCCCGCCGTCGGGCGTCACCGACGCCAAGTGGCCATCGACGCGGATTTCCTCGCCGATGCCGATTTCTTTCAGGAATTTGGTTTCCTCGCGGAACAGGATGGGCCCCAGGCGCAGCTGCGCGAACCGGGCCACGCCAAAGCCCCAGCGGGCCAGCACCGCCACGCGCTGGTCGGCGGCATAATCGGCATAGGCAGAGTGGCGCATATGGCCGTTGGGATCCATATCGGCCCAGCGGGTGCGGTAAGTGATGGCGTTTTCGACGGGGTTTTCGGCGGGATTTTCGACGGGCATGGCGGGAAAAAGCGGATGGCTTCCCGCCCGTTGGGGCCCCACGGGGCCGCCCAGCGGGCAGGACAGGAATATTTAAATGGCTTGGTTGGCGGCCTCGGCCAGGCCCACGGGCACGAGCCGAACCAAGTACTGCCCGTCCTCTTCCTCGTCGAGGAAATCAGCCTGGTAGCCGGCGGTGGCGGCGGCATCGTTCAGCAGGGCGGCATCGATAAACAGCCACGGAAACGGTTCGCCAGTTTGCTTTTTATACGACCAGGTGTACTCCACCTCGCCGTAGTAGGGCCCGTTCAGGTCCAGCACCAGAGCCCCTTCCTCGTCCTCGTAGAGGTAGCTCACGTCGGACGACGTGGCCAGGATCTGGCCGTCGGGGGCCAGCAGCGTGCGGGCGTGAACCAGAAAGCGGTCGAGCCCGTCGAGCGTGCCCGCCAGCCCCAGGCCGTTCATGAGCAGTAAAATGGTGTCGTAGGGCCGCTCGCCGGCCGGCAGCGGAGCAAACAGGTCGTGGCGGGCCGCGGTACGCACGCCGCGGGCCCCCATCACCTCCACCGCCCCGGCCGACACGTCCACGGCCTTCACCTCAAAGCCGCGGCTTTGCAGCTCCAGGGCGTGGCAGCCGGCGCCAGCGCCCACGTCCAGCACGCGGCCGCGGCACTCATCGAGGGCGCGGCGCTCCAGGACGGGCATTTGCAGCAGGGTGCGGAAAAAATAGGCGGCGGGCAGCGGCTCGTCGTCGGCCGCGTTGCAGTGTACGGTGAGGGCGGCCGTGGTGCGGCCGCGTTGGTAGTCGAGCAGGGCTTGGCCCAGCAGGTCGGGAGCGGTGAGGGTAGTCATCAGGCCCGAAAAGTAACCAAAACTTCGGGGCCCCGCCGCGCGTTGCACGGGCACGCCCGTTCGTTTCCCCCGCTCATGCTCCCCGATAAGCTCCGCAAAGGCCAGTTGCCCACCAAAATCTGCGCCACCTGCGGCCGCCCCTTCGAGTACCGTAAAAAGTGGCGTAACTGCTGGGAAGAAGTAAAATACTGCGGCGAAAAGTGCCAGCGCAACAAGCCCAAGCCGGGCCCCGCCAGCGTCTAGGCCACCATAGCCCCCGCCGAAAAGATGGGCAGGCGGTGCGTGGTACGCAGCCACGACACGGCCGATTCCAAGTCGTCAAATACGTACACCGACGGGGCGTCCAGGCCATGCAGGGCCGCGTCGGTATAACACTTCACGCGCAGGTTAGGCGAGTGCACCCAGGCCACCTGTTGCACGCCTACCAGCCGCAGGTAGGGCAAAAACTCGCGGGCGAGCCACGCGGGTACGTTGGACGCCATGCCGGTCACGCCCACGTTACCGTTGAGAATGCGCGCGTAGCGCACGTCCAACAAGTGCTGCGCCATGGCCACGCAGTTGTCCTGCACCAGAGCCAGGGTCAAGTCCCCGCGCCAGTCAACGAACAGCCACTCGTTGGCCGAGTCGTAAAAAACGGAAAGGTTGGGGGTTTCGTGCAGTAGTTGTAGTTCCATCAAGTACAAAAAATAAACGGCCAAATACAATTTTGATAGTAAAAATGGAGTAAGGACATTAAAAATAATATGATTTTATTGCGATAATATTTATCGATTAAAACCGTTTATTCCGTCACAAAGAAAGCTCAAATAAAATAAATAAGTGTGCGCACCTAATAAAATTTTGACTACTAATGCTAATGCTACAAATCTACCTTATTTGCTTACAAAAGCAGAGGCAAACGACAGGAAATATCATTCATTTTTTATCCATAGTATTGATTTATAATTTTTTAATCATCAAATTATATTATAAATTCATCGTTAATTCAGCTTGTATAATTACAATTAATTAAGGCTTAAGAGCAATAATTTTAATCTTTTACCAATAGGCAACTCTATTCATTCGTACCATATTACAATAAAATAAAATCTATTATACCCCATCTATGCATATCATCACACTTTGTTCGCATTTGTATTATTATGGTTTAAATCAGCATTTATTGTGAGGCCAGCAACCGGTCGCAACGCCCCCGTCCGGCCCCTCAAGTACCTAGGCGGACCCCCAAATGCTGCGCCTAGCCCGCCCGGTGCGCCAACGGCCGCGCCCACTGTGGCGTATGTTTAGCCTCCATTTCCTCCATCCCATGGCTTCCAATCTCGATTACCTCGCCCCCGCCCTCGAACCGCTTGAAGAAAAAGTAAAGGCCTACCTGCGGGCCGAAGAGGCCCTGCGCAAGGCCCGACTGGGTACTACCGACGCGCCGCGGCAAGCGGCCAACCGCGCCCAGACGGCCGAAACGTTTGAGCAGCGCTCCGCCACCGGCAGCTACGACCAGGCCGCCGACGAGCGCCGGCAGCAGCATCAAACCCTGCACGACGACCTCGTCCGCCTCCGCCACGAAATCATTGAAATACTGCCCATCCGCGATGCCTGGGTGAAGGTAAACCTAGGCTACGGGCCCAGCCGCGTGGGGGCCTGGGCGGTGCCCGGCCCGCCCGCTGGCTACGAGCTGCGCGTGGTGCACTAAGGCCCCATTGGGCATGAAAAAAGGACGAGGCATGGCCCCGTCCCTTTTTAAACCAAAACACCTGACAGAAATAATATGCCCTGATTCGCTTCAATCACTATTTATTAGAGTTATGGGATACGAAAAGGGAGTTATGGGATACAGAAGTGGTACCTTTACCACCACGTTAGCGGGGGGTACGGGACTCTAATAAGGGGTACTGGACTTAAGGGGCAACACACCTGACCCGTCCTGCCAGCATCCTCTTCACCCTACCCCTTCCCCTCAATGGCACGTCCTGTAGCAACTGAAGCTACCATCACCCCCTTTTTGCGCGGGGACAACCTATCCGTGCGGTGGTCATTCCGGGGGCTGAAGTACCGCACTAAAGTCCTTGGGGTTGTCGCACCGGTCCATCTGATGAAGAACGGCTACGTGAAGAACACCCACGCCGACCACATCGGTATCAACCAGAAAATCGAACAAGCCCAAGACCTGCTTAAGCAAGCCACTGCCATCCTGCTAGCCACCGGGGACGTGACCGAACAGCGCATCAACCGGGAATACACTCGGTTGCTGGCAGAAGCGCAAGCAGCGGGGGTGGCAGATGAAGCCGTGATCAAGCGGAAGGCAGCCAAGAAGGAACAGGTACGAAAGATTGATACGGTAGTCCTGATTCCTAGCCTACAGGATGAAATTGCGGAGCTAGAAGCGCAAATAGTTGCCAAGCGGAAGGCAATGGTCAACATGCAGAAGGAACACCACCTGTACCAAGACGATAGGTTGGTGACCTTCCTGGACCGGTACCTGGAACGCAACAAGACCAAGATGGTAGCCGATACCACCCAGCGCACGTTCAGAGCCTTTATCACCACCGTTACCCGCTTTGATGCCAACGCACGGATTCAGGACGTGGGGGAAGACTGGCTGACCAGGTTTGAAACGTGGTTGACCACAACTAATTCCTTCCGCTCTATTCACCATATGGTGCCGAACCCCGTGACGGGGAAGATGGCACGGGGTGCCTTTATCCGCTTTGATGAAGGTACCCCCCGCTTGAACGGCACGGTTACCAACTACATCACCAAGATTAAGACCGTGCTGAACTACTTCAAGTTGCGCCCCGAATTGTTGCCGGTGGACTGCATCTTGACCGATAGCCACAAGCGTTATTCTTTTGAACAACCAATTAGCGATGGCAACGTGGTCGCCCTGGAAGCCGACGAATTGTTACAGCTATTCCGGTTTCGCGATTACCAGCGCAGAACCCACGAACAGGCAATGGACATGTTCTTGTTTCTATGCGCAACATCCCTACGGGTATCGGACCTGAAGAAGGTTGTCCCCGGGGTAGTCCAGCACGGCAGCATCCTGGTCACGGCGCGCAAGACCAAAAAGCACAACATCAAGGCAGTCATCCCCATCAACAGCATAAGCGCTTACGTGCTGGAAAAGTATCAATACGACTTCCCCGCCAACTGCTGCATTGACGACACGCTGATCAATGAACGCGTGAAAGAAGTCTTGAATTACCAGTACCCCAACCACCAGTACGTGTTCCCTTCCTTCCAAACGATGGACACCATCGTCCAATATTGCGGCAGCGAAGAAGTCAAGACCACCGACACCCGCGCCAACCTCATCACCAGTCACAGCGGCAGAAGAACATTCATCAACTTGTGTTTGGATGCAAACGTCCCGCTCAATAACATCATGCAAATGACGGGGCATATCAACGTGACGACCCTGATGGTGTACGCGGACAAGCGTAGGAATATCAAGAAGAACATGGTGAACGTATTCGGCTTCACCAACTACCCTCAAGTCCCAGTACCCTTGCAGCTAGAAGCCTAAAGTTAAGCCTTTGTAACGCCCGTGACTTCGCCAATGCGAAGCTTATTCAAACCAAGGAATGGTATGGAAACTACGCCCGGCTTCTCGCCATCAAATTAAAGGACAAGCAGTTTACCTGGCGACCGCTTTGGAAATTTTCCGAATGGTACCGGGGCTAAAACTGGGAGGGGATTGTGGCATACAAAGGCGGCTACTTCCTCATCAACGACAAGTACACGCCGGCGGTGGTCCAAAGCGAGATGATTTCGGTATTTCACTCAATTTATGATGTCTGAATATTCGTCCTTCCAGCTTTCCTGACGTGTTTTTAAGCTGACTTAATTAACAAACTAAAGGTCCGGTATCATCCTGCTTTGGACCACCGCCTACACGCCTAGTCGCCCCTACCGCACAACGCTGCTTTATTTGCAACAGGTGAAGTAGCACCTGATGTGGCTCGTGAGCTCGTTCTACTGCCTTGTGGACGGGCAATGCAACCGGTAGCCCTCCGCCCCCGCGGCGAGCAGGGTGGCAAAGACCAGCCGGA is a window from the Hymenobacter nivis genome containing:
- a CDS encoding thioesterase family protein codes for the protein MPVENPAENPVENAITYRTRWADMDPNGHMRHSAYADYAADQRVAVLARWGFGVARFAQLRLGPILFREETKFLKEIGIGEEIRVDGHLASVTPDGGRWTIVHTIYKADGRVAATVTVDGAWIDLDRRKLAVPPPELAAAFAAMPPYVAPAPRAS
- a CDS encoding class I SAM-dependent methyltransferase, which encodes MTTLTAPDLLGQALLDYQRGRTTAALTVHCNAADDEPLPAAYFFRTLLQMPVLERRALDECRGRVLDVGAGAGCHALELQSRGFEVKAVDVSAGAVEVMGARGVRTAARHDLFAPLPAGERPYDTILLLMNGLGLAGTLDGLDRFLVHARTLLAPDGQILATSSDVSYLYEDEEGALVLDLNGPYYGEVEYTWSYKKQTGEPFPWLFIDAALLNDAAATAGYQADFLDEEEDGQYLVRLVPVGLAEAANQAI
- a CDS encoding DUF2256 domain-containing protein, which translates into the protein MLPDKLRKGQLPTKICATCGRPFEYRKKWRNCWEEVKYCGEKCQRNKPKPGPASV
- a CDS encoding tyrosine-type recombinase/integrase, which gives rise to MARPVATEATITPFLRGDNLSVRWSFRGLKYRTKVLGVVAPVHLMKNGYVKNTHADHIGINQKIEQAQDLLKQATAILLATGDVTEQRINREYTRLLAEAQAAGVADEAVIKRKAAKKEQVRKIDTVVLIPSLQDEIAELEAQIVAKRKAMVNMQKEHHLYQDDRLVTFLDRYLERNKTKMVADTTQRTFRAFITTVTRFDANARIQDVGEDWLTRFETWLTTTNSFRSIHHMVPNPVTGKMARGAFIRFDEGTPRLNGTVTNYITKIKTVLNYFKLRPELLPVDCILTDSHKRYSFEQPISDGNVVALEADELLQLFRFRDYQRRTHEQAMDMFLFLCATSLRVSDLKKVVPGVVQHGSILVTARKTKKHNIKAVIPINSISAYVLEKYQYDFPANCCIDDTLINERVKEVLNYQYPNHQYVFPSFQTMDTIVQYCGSEEVKTTDTRANLITSHSGRRTFINLCLDANVPLNNIMQMTGHINVTTLMVYADKRRNIKKNMVNVFGFTNYPQVPVPLQLEA